The following proteins come from a genomic window of Spirochaetota bacterium:
- the pyrF gene encoding orotidine-5'-phosphate decarboxylase, with protein sequence MRKIIMEEFNKDDDNINISKKNQNDPNIYDLLIDKIIEKKSPFCVGLDTNPHNIPDFLLEETKSELFLARQNSLTSQNQEYYILSNTFGFNNILIGNSILKFNKILIDKIKNYVPAVKIQIAFYELIGPYGLYIFKKTIDYAKQNNLFVISDIKRNDIDSTAKAYSDGFLSNNLKIKNYIVENFDSNFITINPYLGKDGLLPFIENCYKFNKGVFVLAKTSNPSSSQIQDKIIDGQELFKHVIKIIKETENELIEKLNKENIETNIFSNKSYLLNSKYNFYRAGIVVGATYPEVLQELRLKYPDIFFLIPGIGKQGGKISDIKKVFKDKYVGAIINVSRSVIFAYLEKKTNPEYFAEEALNEIKRLNDEFNS encoded by the coding sequence ATGAGAAAAATTATAATGGAAGAGTTTAATAAAGATGATGACAATATAAATATATCAAAAAAAAACCAAAATGATCCTAACATTTATGATCTACTTATAGATAAAATAATTGAAAAAAAATCTCCTTTTTGTGTAGGACTCGATACAAATCCTCATAATATACCTGATTTTTTATTAGAAGAAACTAAATCAGAGCTATTTTTAGCAAGACAAAACTCTTTAACTTCACAGAATCAAGAATACTATATACTTTCAAACACTTTTGGTTTTAACAATATTTTGATTGGAAATTCCATATTAAAATTCAACAAAATATTAATTGATAAAATCAAAAACTATGTACCTGCAGTTAAAATACAAATTGCATTTTATGAACTAATTGGACCTTATGGTTTATATATTTTTAAAAAAACTATAGACTATGCTAAGCAAAACAATTTATTTGTTATTTCTGATATAAAAAGAAATGATATAGATTCTACTGCCAAAGCATATTCTGATGGTTTTTTATCAAATAATTTAAAAATTAAGAATTATATTGTTGAAAATTTTGACTCAAACTTTATAACCATTAATCCTTACCTAGGGAAAGATGGACTTTTACCTTTCATAGAAAATTGTTATAAATTTAATAAGGGAGTTTTTGTTCTAGCTAAAACATCTAATCCTTCATCTAGCCAAATACAAGACAAAATAATAGATGGACAAGAATTATTTAAGCATGTAATTAAAATAATAAAAGAAACTGAAAATGAACTAATAGAAAAATTAAATAAAGAAAATATTGAAACAAATATATTTTCTAATAAAAGTTATTTATTAAATTCAAAATACAACTTTTATAGAGCAGGTATTGTTGTAGGAGCTACATATCCTGAAGTTTTACAAGAACTAAGATTAAAATATCCTGATATTTTTTTTCTTATTCCAGGAATAGGAAAACAAGGCGGAAAAATTTCAGATATTAAAAAGGTTTTTAAAGACAAATATGTTGGGGCAATAATTAATGTTTCAAGATCAGTGATTTTTGCTTATTTAGAAAAAAAGACAAATCCTGAATATTTTGCAGAAGAAGCATTAAACGAAATAAAGAGGTTAAATGATGAATTTAATTCATAA
- a CDS encoding cyclic nucleotide-binding domain-containing protein gives MSENIKLLSNVPLFKHLKDKNIKIVSNLLKERNYKKGDIIVKQGDSGIGLFIIKSGKVKIVKKLADGRELDIAVHGEGEFFGELSVLDDKPRTASVIAIEDCTTLAMTHWEFKALLEEHPEIALDILPVIVERFRETNEQLLELKLK, from the coding sequence ATGAGTGAAAACATAAAATTATTATCAAATGTTCCTCTCTTTAAACATCTTAAAGACAAAAATATTAAGATTGTATCTAATTTATTAAAAGAAAGAAATTATAAAAAAGGAGACATTATTGTAAAACAAGGGGATAGTGGAATTGGACTTTTTATTATAAAATCAGGTAAAGTTAAGATAGTTAAAAAACTTGCTGATGGAAGAGAATTAGATATTGCGGTTCATGGAGAAGGTGAATTTTTTGGTGAATTATCAGTCTTAGATGATAAACCCAGAACAGCATCTGTAATAGCTATAGAAGATTGTACTACTTTGGCTATGACACATTGGGAATTTAAGGCTTTACTTGAAGAACATCCTGAAATAGCTTTAGATATATTGCCAGTTATTGTTGAAAGATTTAGAGAAACAAATGAACAACTACTTGAACTCAAACTTAAATAA
- a CDS encoding RNA-binding protein gives MNNTLYVGNLPYTYDEEKLTSLFSSYGKVTSSRIVRDRVSGKSKGFGFVEFESSEEANNAAQALNNIEVDGRNIKVNVAKPKEERGPRRSRNNFRRSGNFDRPRR, from the coding sequence ATGAATAACACATTGTATGTAGGGAACCTTCCATATACTTATGATGAAGAAAAGTTAACCTCATTATTTAGTTCATATGGAAAGGTTACAAGTTCAAGAATTGTAAGAGACAGAGTTTCCGGAAAATCAAAAGGTTTTGGTTTTGTTGAATTTGAAAGTAGCGAAGAAGCTAACAATGCTGCTCAAGCTTTGAACAACATTGAAGTTGATGGAAGAAACATTAAAGTTAATGTTGCAAAACCAAAAGAAGAAAGAGGCCCAAGAAGATCAAGAAATAATTTTAGAAGATCCGGAAATTTTGATAGACCAAGAAGATAG
- a CDS encoding 3-deoxy-7-phosphoheptulonate synthase, which translates to MKEEVIGKKYLIRKLNFIDTYKYFLNNKKNIIIAGPCSLENREQIFKTIDFLLKNGIHFIRVFPYKVRTSPYDFDGLKDSGIEIIKDIKLNFPQIKIVSEVYSEIQVEKLTNLTDVFQIGTRFMYHRELIAMLGKHNKPLILKRGFASTIKEWLLSAEFYLKEGGDKIILCERGIRTFENSVRNSFDITSIIAIREFSNIPVIVDPSHILGKRKGIDKIIIASLFAGFNGFIVEIHPYPKNALSDRKQQLDFLEFENLLNKLKNYNLI; encoded by the coding sequence ATGAAAGAAGAAGTAATTGGGAAAAAATATCTTATAAGAAAACTTAATTTTATAGATACATATAAATATTTTTTAAACAATAAAAAAAATATAATCATAGCTGGACCATGCTCTTTAGAAAATAGAGAGCAAATATTTAAAACTATAGATTTTTTATTAAAGAATGGAATACATTTTATAAGAGTTTTTCCTTACAAAGTTAGAACTTCGCCTTACGACTTTGATGGTTTAAAAGATAGTGGAATAGAAATAATAAAAGATATAAAATTAAATTTTCCTCAAATAAAAATTGTATCCGAAGTATATTCAGAGATACAAGTCGAAAAATTAACTAACTTAACTGATGTATTCCAAATAGGAACTAGGTTTATGTACCATAGAGAACTAATAGCAATGCTTGGGAAACATAATAAACCACTAATTCTTAAAAGAGGTTTTGCCTCAACGATTAAAGAATGGCTTCTTTCTGCAGAATTTTATTTAAAAGAAGGAGGTGACAAGATTATTTTATGTGAAAGAGGAATTAGAACTTTTGAGAATTCTGTAAGAAATAGTTTTGATATAACTTCAATAATTGCAATAAGAGAATTTTCAAATATTCCTGTTATAGTTGACCCATCTCATATATTAGGTAAAAGAAAAGGCATCGATAAAATTATTATAGCATCCTTATTTGCTGGATTTAATGGTTTTATAGTCGAAATACACCCATATCCAAAGAATGCCCTTTCTGATAGAAAACAACAATTAGATTTTTTAGAATTTGAAAATTTATTAAATAAATTAAAAAATTATAATTTAATTTAA
- a CDS encoding MATE family efflux transporter has translation MIKKIKFIYDKDLFNKIVKLSLPIMVTNFIQTLYNLTDTYFLGKVGVNELTAPAISMNILFFFIVFGNSFSLSAVTLISQAKGQKDYNKVNFYLGQSIIIIMSLSFIIMLIGIISLEGILKLLYVPKESFQFTYIYMFIMLLSFPFMFFVFIYNAAVNAVGDTVASLWIQIITVIINVILDPILIFGMFGLKKMGVMGAAIATLFARAIAAFYCLFILLKGKYELKINKKYIYYDINCIKTFFEIGMPSAIGQGLSSLGFNVLQGVVNYFGTPTIAAFGIGNRIISIFNMPAQGISRALTTLVGQSIGENNLNKAKKSIKYSIIFSLLFLVPTMTLTFFFGEYFIKFFVNNKETMELGHIMFKIISPSVVFFGLFTTINGAFHGTGKTRPVMFLNILRLWGLRVPLAYILALNFKMGPLGIWISMFISNMVTSLIGFYLLKIKDWKKVIKA, from the coding sequence ATGATTAAAAAAATTAAATTTATTTATGATAAGGATTTATTTAATAAAATAGTTAAGTTATCTTTACCAATAATGGTAACTAATTTTATACAAACATTATATAATTTGACTGATACATACTTTTTAGGGAAAGTTGGTGTTAATGAATTAACAGCACCTGCTATTTCTATGAATATTTTATTTTTTTTTATAGTTTTTGGTAATAGTTTTTCCTTATCCGCAGTTACATTGATATCTCAAGCTAAAGGACAAAAAGATTATAATAAGGTAAACTTTTATTTAGGACAATCAATTATAATAATTATGAGTTTATCGTTTATTATTATGTTAATTGGAATCATATCGTTGGAAGGCATTTTAAAACTTTTATATGTTCCAAAAGAATCTTTCCAATTTACTTATATTTATATGTTTATTATGTTGCTAAGCTTTCCATTTATGTTTTTTGTATTTATTTATAATGCTGCTGTTAATGCTGTTGGTGATACAGTTGCCTCATTATGGATTCAGATAATAACTGTAATTATAAATGTGATTTTGGACCCGATATTAATATTTGGAATGTTTGGACTTAAAAAAATGGGAGTTATGGGAGCCGCAATCGCAACTCTTTTTGCAAGAGCAATTGCAGCCTTTTATTGTTTATTTATTTTACTAAAAGGGAAATATGAGTTAAAGATAAATAAAAAATACATTTATTATGATATTAATTGTATAAAAACTTTTTTTGAAATTGGAATGCCTTCTGCTATCGGCCAAGGTTTATCTTCTCTTGGTTTTAATGTATTACAGGGTGTTGTAAATTATTTTGGGACACCAACAATTGCAGCATTTGGAATAGGAAACAGGATAATATCTATATTTAATATGCCTGCTCAAGGTATATCAAGGGCTTTAACAACTTTAGTAGGACAATCTATTGGGGAAAATAATTTAAACAAAGCTAAGAAATCTATAAAATACTCAATTATATTCTCTTTATTATTTTTGGTTCCTACAATGACTCTAACATTTTTTTTTGGAGAATATTTTATTAAGTTTTTTGTTAATAACAAAGAAACTATGGAGCTAGGGCATATTATGTTTAAGATAATATCTCCTTCAGTTGTCTTTTTTGGTCTTTTTACAACGATTAATGGGGCTTTCCATGGAACTGGTAAAACTAGACCTGTAATGTTTCTTAATATTTTAAGATTATGGGGTTTAAGAGTTCCCTTAGCTTATATTTTAGCATTAAATTTTAAGATGGGGCCATTAGGCATATGGATATCTATGTTTATTTCGAATATGGTAACTTCTTTAATAGGTTTTTATTTGCTTAAAATTAAAGATTGGAAAAAAGTGATTAAAGCTTAA
- a CDS encoding clostripain-related cysteine peptidase → MKKLIFVVFVFISFLFIFSCQSPIEKIREKEEIFVPYKNFVPEVSRAAAKDLYEEDDTQTTAKTISDNQEQSHNFYDDATDWIKFNATAGKVYSIETFVYGYADTVVYLYDGSTLLKSNDDKSSSDRGSLISSWTAPSTKTYYIKVYSYNGKTGDNRDYVIKLTVAGGSTGGDQYEEDDSSSTAKLLPYNTEQTHNFVDDANDWMYINAKKDYIYSVETFKVGTNCDTILYIYNSSLQQVAYNDDKSSSDYSSYVNFTATYDGIYYIKVYNYNGRTGTGYDYKIKATETAPSNPTTSKWTILVYLDADNNLSSFGTKDMDEMKAVNPLTDVNIIVLWDNSSSIHGYYKVANGSYTLLKDVGEVNMGDPQTAKSFIDYAVANYPAEKYFWIYWNHGGAVDRKPTKGVCWDDTNNGDHLTEVEQKDIMQYLYNKIGKKIDIVGFDACLMATAEIVYQYRNFTNYMVFSEQTEPGDGWDYSWLNQLKTNPNSTPLEVAAAVFNKYKAWYSSQSDVTFSVVDMSYATELGNKIHDFANAARNSGSTYSTYFNNAANFNNFTGYTKDLYKYLSNVYNNTSIPQTIRDKAYSVMQVITTMVKYEWHGSTWNNIAYGLSITLKSPTSIYNQLDLCVNTDWDEFCSYAGFPNSY, encoded by the coding sequence ATGAAGAAGCTCATTTTTGTTGTATTTGTTTTTATATCATTTTTATTTATTTTCTCATGTCAATCTCCTATTGAGAAGATTAGAGAAAAAGAAGAAATTTTTGTTCCTTACAAAAATTTTGTTCCTGAAGTATCAAGAGCAGCTGCAAAGGACTTATATGAAGAAGATGATACTCAAACTACAGCAAAAACTATTTCAGATAATCAAGAACAATCTCATAATTTTTATGATGATGCTACTGATTGGATAAAATTTAATGCAACTGCAGGTAAAGTGTATTCTATAGAAACATTTGTATATGGATATGCAGATACAGTTGTATATCTATATGATGGTTCTACTTTGTTAAAATCAAATGATGATAAATCATCTTCTGATAGGGGATCATTAATTTCAAGCTGGACTGCTCCATCTACAAAAACATATTATATTAAAGTATACTCTTATAATGGTAAGACTGGTGATAATAGAGACTATGTTATAAAATTAACAGTTGCTGGTGGTTCAACTGGTGGTGATCAATATGAAGAAGATGATTCTTCTTCAACTGCAAAACTTTTGCCTTATAATACAGAACAGACTCATAATTTTGTTGATGATGCTAATGACTGGATGTATATAAATGCTAAAAAAGATTATATATATTCTGTTGAAACTTTCAAAGTTGGCACAAATTGTGATACAATTTTATATATTTACAATTCATCTTTACAACAGGTAGCTTATAATGATGATAAATCTTCATCTGATTACTCTTCTTATGTAAATTTTACAGCTACTTATGATGGTATTTACTATATCAAAGTTTATAATTATAATGGGAGAACAGGAACAGGTTATGACTATAAAATAAAAGCAACAGAAACTGCTCCATCTAATCCAACAACTTCAAAATGGACTATTCTTGTATATCTTGATGCTGATAACAATCTTTCAAGTTTTGGAACTAAAGATATGGATGAAATGAAAGCTGTAAATCCTTTAACTGATGTTAATATTATAGTTTTATGGGATAACTCATCTTCAATTCATGGATATTATAAAGTTGCAAATGGTTCTTATACTTTATTAAAAGATGTTGGTGAAGTTAATATGGGTGATCCTCAAACTGCTAAATCATTTATAGATTATGCTGTAGCAAATTATCCTGCTGAAAAATATTTTTGGATTTATTGGAACCATGGGGGTGCTGTAGATAGAAAACCAACAAAAGGTGTTTGTTGGGATGATACAAATAATGGGGATCATTTAACAGAAGTAGAACAAAAAGATATAATGCAATATTTGTATAATAAGATTGGCAAAAAAATTGATATAGTAGGATTTGATGCATGTTTAATGGCTACAGCTGAAATAGTTTATCAATATAGAAATTTTACAAATTATATGGTTTTTTCTGAACAAACAGAACCTGGAGATGGTTGGGATTACTCCTGGTTAAATCAATTAAAAACTAATCCAAATTCAACTCCTTTAGAAGTGGCAGCAGCTGTATTTAATAAATATAAAGCTTGGTATAGTAGTCAATCAGATGTAACTTTTTCTGTTGTTGATATGAGTTATGCAACTGAACTTGGAAACAAAATTCATGATTTCGCAAATGCAGCAAGAAATTCTGGTTCTACATACTCGACATATTTTAACAATGCTGCTAATTTTAATAATTTTACAGGTTATACTAAAGATTTATACAAATATTTATCAAATGTTTATAATAATACATCTATACCACAAACAATTAGAGATAAAGCTTATTCTGTTATGCAAGTTATAACAACTATGGTTAAATATGAATGGCATGGATCTACATGGAATAATATTGCATATGGCCTTTCTATTACATTAAAATCTCCAACTTCTATATATAACCAGTTAGATTTGTGTGTAAATACAGATTGGGATGAATTTTGTTCTTATGCAGGTTTTCCAAACAGTTATTAA
- a CDS encoding 3-keto-5-aminohexanoate cleavage protein has product MEKLIITAAICGAEVTREQSPYIPITAEELANEAKRCVDAGASIIHLHVRKDDGTPTQDIEVFRKAINAIKEKCKGNLPIIQPSTGGAVGMTWEERIQPVNLNPEMATLDCGTTNFGNDIFVNDLPLMRKFASFMKEKNVMPELECFEIGHIYNALILNKEGLLPEHLHFDFVLGVPGASPASIDVLLTMINQIPKDATWTVAAVGRYQLPFSIYAILLGGNVRVGMEDNIYYSKGILAKSNAEFVERVIRLAKEIGREIATPEEARRILKIKN; this is encoded by the coding sequence ATGGAAAAATTAATTATTACTGCAGCAATTTGTGGAGCAGAGGTTACGAGAGAGCAATCACCATATATTCCTATTACTGCAGAAGAGCTTGCTAATGAAGCTAAAAGATGTGTTGATGCAGGAGCATCAATTATTCATTTACATGTAAGGAAAGATGATGGAACTCCAACTCAAGATATAGAGGTTTTTAGAAAGGCTATTAATGCTATTAAAGAAAAATGCAAAGGCAATTTGCCTATAATTCAACCTTCAACAGGTGGTGCAGTAGGTATGACATGGGAAGAAAGAATTCAACCTGTGAACCTTAATCCTGAAATGGCTACGTTAGATTGTGGAACTACAAATTTTGGTAATGATATTTTTGTAAATGATCTTCCTTTAATGAGGAAGTTTGCATCATTTATGAAAGAGAAAAATGTTATGCCTGAACTTGAATGTTTTGAGATAGGTCATATATATAATGCTTTAATTTTAAATAAAGAGGGTTTATTGCCAGAGCATTTACATTTTGATTTTGTTCTAGGTGTGCCAGGTGCTTCTCCAGCTTCAATTGATGTTTTACTAACAATGATAAATCAAATTCCTAAAGATGCTACATGGACAGTTGCTGCTGTTGGTAGATATCAACTTCCATTTTCTATATATGCCATTTTATTGGGGGGAAATGTGAGAGTTGGTATGGAGGATAATATTTACTATTCGAAAGGAATTCTTGCAAAAAGTAATGCTGAATTTGTAGAAAGAGTTATTAGATTAGCTAAAGAAATTGGTAGAGAAATAGCTACTCCTGAAGAAGCAAGAAGGATTTTAAAAATAAAAAATTAA
- the lgt gene encoding prolipoprotein diacylglyceryl transferase, with translation MIHRINPTIFSFYLFNRTFEIRWYGLMYVIGFILAFLWLNYWFKKDYFKNKLNIPADFHYDLILISALGVIIGGRLGYVFIYNFSYYIKEPVNIFKIWEGGMSFHGALIVTVIFLYLYLKLNKYDVFRIADKSIVIVPIGLFFGRIGNFINGELYGRPSLVPWAIIFPAGGNILRHPSQIYEAICEGLILFLILFFLEKRQNKYYILEYKQEKAGKLEEKEKEELNKLKNGFLPKKGFIFWAFITLYGLFRIFLEFFRQPDSNIGKNGFILGDFTMGQLLSLPMFLIGLVMLYLIQKDKIIYKDVYHEIKK, from the coding sequence ATGATACATAGAATTAATCCAACTATTTTTAGTTTTTATTTGTTTAATAGAACGTTTGAAATAAGATGGTATGGACTTATGTATGTAATAGGTTTTATATTAGCTTTTTTATGGTTAAACTACTGGTTTAAGAAAGATTATTTTAAGAATAAACTTAATATTCCTGCTGATTTCCATTATGATTTGATTTTAATATCTGCTCTTGGAGTTATAATTGGAGGAAGACTTGGATATGTTTTTATTTATAATTTTTCTTATTACATAAAAGAACCAGTTAATATATTTAAAATTTGGGAAGGAGGAATGTCATTTCATGGAGCTTTAATTGTTACTGTAATTTTTTTATATCTTTATTTAAAATTAAATAAATATGATGTTTTTAGAATAGCTGATAAAAGCATAGTTATTGTTCCTATAGGTTTATTTTTTGGAAGAATTGGTAATTTTATAAATGGTGAACTTTATGGAAGACCATCGCTTGTTCCCTGGGCTATAATCTTTCCAGCAGGTGGTAATATTTTAAGACATCCATCTCAGATATATGAAGCAATATGTGAGGGTTTAATTTTATTTTTGATTTTATTTTTTCTTGAAAAACGACAAAACAAGTATTATATTTTAGAATATAAACAAGAAAAAGCTGGAAAACTTGAAGAGAAAGAAAAAGAAGAACTAAATAAGTTAAAAAATGGCTTTTTACCAAAAAAAGGATTTATTTTCTGGGCTTTTATAACTTTATATGGTTTATTTAGAATTTTTCTTGAATTTTTTAGACAACCAGATAGTAACATTGGTAAGAATGGTTTTATATTGGGTGATTTTACAATGGGGCAACTTCTTTCTTTACCAATGTTTTTAATTGGATTAGTTATGCTTTATTTAATTCAGAAAGATAAAATTATTTATAAAGATGTTTATCATGAAATAAAAAAGTAG
- the nfo gene encoding deoxyribonuclease IV yields MRYIGAHVRTDGGVFNAPLNAKRIGANAFSFFTKNQRRWFSNQYSEHEILKFKENLSSVNINIEHVVAHDSYLINIGSPSVEIREKSIKSLLDESKRVELLGLKYLNFHPGSHLNQISEKDCIKLIAEGINFILDETELVILLLETTAGQGSNIGYKFEHLRDIIDLVKYKDRVGVCIDTCHIFCAGYEIRDKDSYKKTFEEFNKIIGLSKLKCIHINDSKNDLGSRKDRHDNLGKGYLGWDTFRFFILDSKLSYVPFILETIEESLWEEEIKVLRSFEKD; encoded by the coding sequence ATGAGATATATTGGAGCTCATGTTAGGACTGATGGTGGAGTTTTTAATGCACCATTGAATGCAAAAAGAATTGGTGCAAATGCTTTTTCATTTTTTACTAAAAATCAAAGAAGATGGTTTTCAAATCAATATAGTGAGCATGAAATCTTAAAATTCAAAGAAAATTTGTCTTCAGTTAATATTAATATAGAACATGTTGTTGCTCATGATAGTTACCTTATAAATATTGGAAGTCCTTCTGTTGAAATTAGAGAAAAATCTATTAAATCTTTATTAGATGAATCAAAGAGAGTTGAATTGCTTGGCTTAAAGTATTTAAACTTTCATCCTGGGAGCCATCTTAATCAAATATCTGAAAAAGATTGCATTAAACTTATAGCAGAAGGTATAAATTTCATTCTTGATGAGACAGAATTAGTAATTCTATTATTAGAAACTACCGCTGGTCAGGGTTCTAATATAGGTTATAAATTTGAACATTTAAGAGATATAATCGATCTTGTAAAATATAAAGATCGTGTTGGTGTATGTATTGATACTTGTCATATATTTTGTGCTGGTTATGAAATTAGAGATAAAGACTCTTATAAAAAAACTTTTGAAGAATTTAATAAAATTATTGGTTTGTCTAAGTTAAAGTGTATTCATATTAATGATTCAAAAAATGATTTAGGTAGTAGAAAGGACAGGCATGATAATCTTGGTAAAGGCTACTTGGGATGGGATACATTTAGATTTTTTATTTTAGATAGTAAACTTTCATATGTTCCTTTTATTCTTGAAACTATTGAAGAAAGTTTATGGGAAGAGGAAATAAAAGTTTTAAGAAGCTTTGAAAAAGATTAA
- a CDS encoding acetate kinase, whose protein sequence is MKILVLNCGSSSVKYQLINMVNEEVIASGLVERIGGEESIFSYKPGNKDKIKYVKEGMDHAKAMNEIISMLTSKENGVISSIKEIDAVGHRVVHGGEYFIKSVIINDEVIKKIEECIELAPLHNPANLKGIKIMMDLLPGVKNVAVFDTAFHQTMPDYAYIYPLPYRFYKDFKIRRYGFHGTSHRYVSIKAAEYLNKKIDKCNLITCHLGNGASITAIKNGVSVDTSMGFTPLEGLMMGTRTGDIDPAIVLFLIDKFGMTTTQVNNILNKESGLLGISGISNDMRLIIEERDKNKNKLAALSLDIYVYKVKKYIGAYIAALGEVDALIFTAGVGENDSEIRERVCENMENFGIKLDLKKNVELNRKEGIISTSDSKVKVIIIPTNEELMIAKDTYELIKEKGK, encoded by the coding sequence ATGAAAATTCTGGTATTAAATTGTGGTTCTTCTTCTGTAAAATATCAATTAATTAATATGGTAAATGAAGAAGTTATCGCATCAGGACTTGTTGAGAGAATTGGTGGTGAAGAATCGATATTTTCTTATAAACCTGGTAACAAAGATAAAATAAAGTATGTAAAAGAAGGTATGGATCATGCTAAAGCTATGAATGAAATAATATCTATGCTGACTTCTAAAGAAAATGGAGTAATTAGTTCAATCAAAGAGATTGATGCAGTTGGACATAGAGTTGTTCATGGAGGTGAATATTTTATAAAATCTGTGATAATTAATGATGAGGTTATAAAAAAAATTGAAGAATGTATAGAACTTGCACCTCTTCATAATCCTGCTAACTTAAAAGGAATAAAAATAATGATGGATCTTTTACCAGGTGTTAAAAATGTTGCGGTTTTTGATACTGCTTTTCATCAAACTATGCCAGATTATGCTTATATTTATCCTTTACCTTATAGGTTTTATAAAGATTTTAAAATTAGAAGATATGGTTTTCATGGAACTTCTCATAGATATGTATCAATAAAAGCAGCAGAATATTTAAATAAAAAAATAGATAAATGTAATTTAATAACATGTCATTTGGGTAACGGTGCTTCAATCACTGCAATTAAAAATGGAGTATCAGTGGATACATCAATGGGCTTTACTCCTCTTGAAGGTTTAATGATGGGAACAAGAACAGGAGATATTGATCCTGCTATAGTATTGTTTTTAATTGATAAATTTGGGATGACGACAACTCAGGTAAATAATATTTTGAATAAAGAATCAGGTTTACTTGGAATATCCGGAATTTCAAATGATATGAGACTAATAATAGAAGAAAGAGATAAAAATAAAAATAAATTAGCAGCACTTTCACTTGATATATATGTTTATAAAGTTAAAAAATATATTGGTGCATATATTGCAGCTTTAGGAGAAGTCGATGCTTTAATATTTACTGCTGGTGTTGGAGAAAATGATTCAGAAATTAGAGAAAGAGTATGTGAAAATATGGAAAATTTTGGAATAAAGCTAGATTTAAAGAAAAATGTTGAGCTGAATAGAAAAGAAGGAATTATCTCAACTTCAGATTCTAAAGTTAAGGTTATTATAATCCCAACTAATGAAGAATTGATGATTGCCAAAGATACATATGAACTTATCAAAGAAAAAGGTAAATAA